AGATTGCGGTTTTCAATTTCCGAGGCGATGTCTGTAGTGACATGGGCGTATTGCGCTACAAACATGTCCAGTAACTTCTTATAAAGTGTGCGATCATTGTTCAATCGTTCAAGTGCGGTGGCTCTGTCCACATCCACAATCGCTTGCGTCGGCTGGACTGATTGAGGATTAACCCAGTTGGCGAGCGTCTTCCACATGGTATCGACGGAAATAGGCTTACTGATGAAATCATTCATTCCCACCTCCAATGCTTTTTCGCGATCGCCCGACATGGCGTTAGCCGTCAAGGCAATAATGGGCAAATGCTTTAGTTTTGGATTGGCGCGAATGCTTTGTGTCGTCATATATCCATCCATAACTGGCATCTGACAATCCATGAGTATTCCGTCAAAGTTTTCTGTTTCAAGTATGTTCAATGCTTCCTGGCCATTATTGGCAATGGAGACACGGATACCACTTTCCTGCAACAGGCTTTGAGTAAGCTCCTGGTTAAATGCGTTGTCCTCAACCACAAGTATATGACAACCGCGTAGTTTGCTCACGGCGGTCTTATCGATGTTTTTGCCAGCGTATTTTTGTACGACATTATTGCTATCGTGTCCCAGGGCGACTCGAATTGCGGTATATAACGAGGGCGTTGTTAGGGGCTTGGTAACACAGGTGGAAATGCCCGCAGAATGAAATTCCGCGCCATCATTTACGTCGCCATATGATGTCATTAATATCGTTGGAGGTATTTCGTCACGCTGGTGTAACTGTCGTATCCGTTGCAGGGTCGCGATACCACAGAGATTCGGCATGTCCCTGTCTATTATGATCAGGTCAAATCGTGAATGAAAATCAGACAGCCGCATTTTGGTAATGGCATCTTTCCCTGAATCTGCCAGGCTTACCTCGAAGCCCATGCGCTTTAGCATATTCGCCATGAGCCGTCGTGCATTCGCATTGTCATCGACGAGCAATATGCGTAAGCGTCCAACAGATTTAAAAGGAATCCGTTCCCGAGAAGAGGATTTCGTGTCTTTATTCAGTAAAACCGTTGCATGAAACGTACTGCCAACACCGGGTAAACTGTCGACAGTGATGTTGCCTTGCATTAAATGCGTCAGTTGTTTTGTGATTGCCAGTCCCAAGCCGGTGCCGCCATAGTTTCGAGTGGTGGAACTGTCGGCCTGATGAAAAGAACTGAATAGAGACTGTTGCTGGTCGAGGTTCATACCGATACCGGTATCCTTAACGGAGAAGCGCAAGTAAACCTCATTTGCAGATTCCTGTTCAGTCTGCACGGTCACCAGGATCTCGCCTTTTGCATTGGTAAACTTGACCGCGTTATTACAGAGGTTGACAAGAATTTGCCCCAAACGCAGCGGGTCACCTACGAGGTTTTTATTAACCTCAGGGTGAACATCAAACATCAATTCGATGCGCTTACGCTGCGCCGACAGTCCTATGACTGCCGCGAGATTTTCCAATACATCGTCAAGATTAAATGGTATAGATTCGATTTGCAGTTTACCCGCTTCAATCTTTGAGAAATCCAGGATGTCATTAATTACACCAAGCAGACTTTCTGCGGAGCTATTCGCTTTCGCGATATAGTCGCGTTGCTGTGGGTTTGACGAAAGCTTGAGGGCAAGATTAGACATTCCGATGACGGCATTTAGTGGTGTACGGATTTCATGACTCATGTTCGCCAGAAAACGGGATTTTGCATGATTGGCATCCTCTGCCTTTTCCTTGGCTCTGAGTAGATCCCCTTCGAAATGGATGCTCAAGCGTGCAAAATAAACCAGAACGCCAGTAACAATCACATACACCGTAATGGTGGACGCGAGATAAAAGTAATTATTCGCAATGACGGCATCGACTTCGCGGAAACCGAGCAATCCGTGGTCTGTCAACCATGTAGCAAACCACGCGGAAACAGATAGGAGTGCGCAGCAGAGTAGATAGATTTTTTCATAGCGCCACGAAAAGATGACAAAAGAAAGCGTGAATGCCAGAAGTAGCATTTGTTCAAGATGGCCAGATGGGCCAATGTCGTGGGCGCCTGCGGTGATTGCCAAGGTTGATATGAGCAACCAGGTCAGCCGCGCCACGGTGTGCTTGTGGCGGTTGTGGAAATAGCTTCCCATTAAGAAGCTAAGACATACTAAAAAGGCACAGGCGGCCAAAAAGGGGAGTTTGAAATAGAGCGCGAAAACCACCCACGCCAGACTAAACCACAGTATGACGCGGCATAACAATCTGGAAACGCCTATACGGCGCTGAAAATCAGAGCTTTCCTGGTAACTCTGCCTCTCCAGTTGTTTGTTGAGACTCGATCCTGAGTCCAGCATTTAGTTTCCCCTGAATGACATTTATCATTGTTATGGATAGTGCACGTAGCGGGCGAATACCTACGCGGCGTACTGAAATGGCATTTTGGGGGAAATTCGCTGTTTAAACAAGGGTATTACTCCAAGAAAGGTGGTATTTTCTTCTAAATCCGTAGCTTGTCAGTTCATTTGTTTGCCTGGGACGACACTTTGGTTTTCTATTCGGTCGCAATTCTTGTCCATTCACGACGCTATACTACCGCCTGTCGCATTTCCATTGAGTCGCCAGCCCCTGAGTCGTTAGAGTAGCGACATGCCCACTGCGAGAAAAAATAATGAGCAAACCTCTAACATTTACATTTCCGCTTTTGATGTTGTCGTTAGTGCTCAGTTCTTGTGCCAGTACAGGAATCGATGTTCGTTCAGTTAGAGAAACAGATAGCCTGTTGGTGAAACATGCGCTGGCAGAGAATGAGGCAATTCTGTTGGAACTTGGAAACTTTACGGACCAATTTAGTCGCTACGAACAGGCGAAAGCCCACTATCAAATAGCGTTGAATACACATGACAGGCCATCCACAAACAAAGCCATTGAGATATTCGAAGCACTATTGGATGAACCCCGGTTTGTTGCGGATGTGCGCCGATCGGCTGAATTAAACGCCTACTACGGATCTGCCTATACCCTGAAGGCGAGAGATTTTCCCGGGCTATGGATAGTCAACAATCTCACGCCTGTTGGTTACATACGTATTTACTACGTATGGAGAGGAAAACGCTATCTCAATCGGGCAGTAGACATCGAACCGAGTCATCCGGTGGTGAGATTGATACGCGCCAATACCCTGGTAAATATCCCCCGCGTTTTTGGACAGTTTGCGCGTGGGCGTGAGGATTTCGCATTACTCAGAAAGTGGATGGAAAATCCAGAGGAGAATGAGCGATATGAAATGCTATTGCGTGACGAACGATTCTATATGCCGGTGTATTTCTCTCTTGCAGAGTTCTATCGAATATACCTAAGCCCGGACCAGGCGCGTGAAATCTACGAAAAAATCATTCGGCTTTCACCGCATTCGGTATATGCCGAAGCGGCGCGAACAGCCCTGAACACCTTGCAGACATCCTAAGGAGTAAAACGATGGATTGGAAAACAACGATTGTTATCGGTTTTGGATTGCTGGTACTCAATACCTCTGCATTTTCAGTGACGATATTGGAGAACGAACCGCTCATGAAAGACGCGATGGTTCAATTCTCACTCGCCAGTGATGGCGTGGCCAGCGCAGTTGATCCTGCGCTAACATTTTTTCGCGAATTGCAGCAGCGGTACCCGGAAGATCCCATGATCCTGGCGCGAATCGGCAGTCTAACCTCGATGCAAGCGAGAGATGCATGGGCTCCCTGGAACAAGATGCGTTATGCCGAACAAGGACTGGATATGCTTGATCAGGCCCTGGAAAAAGTCGAACCAGACTCGAAAGATACTTTTCGCGGCGTGCACTATATTCATTCGGTTCGATTGATCGCTGCCATCACATTTTCTCAAATGCCAGGCTTTTTCAATCGCCACGGGCAGGCGGAAAGATTGTTCAACAAAATTGTGAGTGACTCAGCTTTCACACAGACGCCGCAAGATTTTCAGGCGCAGGTATGGTTGTCCTATGCCGATATGGCGGTGCAACAGAATCAGACGCTATTGGCTAGAACACGATTGAAAAAAGCTGCCGCGATCTCGCCTCAGAGCGAGGCGGGCAACAAGGCGACTCAATTATTGCTGAGTGGAGATATCCAATGAATACCAATGTCATTACGCTAAGCAATATACGAAAACGCTATCAGCTGGGCGATTCAACGGTCGATGCCCTGTGTGATGTCGATCTCTCTGTTAACAAAGGCGAGCTTGTCGCGCTTGAAGGCCCGTCCGGAAGTGGAAAAAGCACCTTGTTGAATATCTGCGGATTGCTGGATACCGCAGATAGCGGAGAGTTTTTTCTGTCAGGAAATCCCGTGGCGACGTTATCCGATAGGCGCCGTGCCGATATAAGGCGTAATCAGATCGGATTTATTTTTCAGTCTTTCAATCTCGTTCCAGTGATGTCGGCTTTTGAGAATATTGAGTATCCCTTACTACTTGCACATGTTTCAAGCGGACAGAGGCGCCAACGCGTCAATGCCATGTTGAAGCGCGTTGGACTCGACGGGTTTGCGGGTCACTTGCCAGACAAATTGTCCGGTGGTCAAAGACAAAGAGTCGCCATTGCCCGCGCACTGGTCAAGCAACCTACGCTAGTCATAGCCGATGAACCCACGGCGAGTTTGGATACACATACAGCCGAAGAAGTGATTGGCATAATGCGCGAACTATCACAACAGACCGGGGCCAGTTTTCTTATCGCTACACATGATGCGCGCATGTCGTCACATTGCGCACGACGTATCACTTTGCGCGACGGGAGGTTGCAGTAATGACAATACTGATCTGGCTAAAATTTGCGTGGAAGAATATCTGGCGCAATCGCCGCCGAAGTCTAACCACGATAGGAATTACCAGCGTAGGGGTAAGTGGCTTATTGTTTTTTGGTGGTTTCGCGCTGTTTACCTACGAGTCGCTTGAGGAATTTTCAGCACGTCAACAGGGCCATGTCATCATTGCCCATGCCGATTATTTCGATGTGGAGGAAGAAACGCCTATGTCACTGGGCCTGGATAACTGGCGCGTGTTGCGTGAGCAGATTGAAACCAGGGACAGAGTTCGACGAGTACTACCACGAATTGAGTTTTCAGGTCTTATATCCAATGGCGATAAATCCAGCATCTTTATCGCAGATGGAGTGGATGCCCGCTATGAGTTCACTGTAACGGGTCCGTTCATGAATGTGTCAAGCGGCGATGTGCTCAACCCGGAGCATCAAGGCACTCCACAGATTATGCTCGCCAGCGAGTTGGCCAGGCAGTTAAAGGCGGAGGTCGGCAGTACACTGACATTGCTATCGACAACAGCTGGTGGCGTACTCAACGGAATTGATGTGGAAGTGTCCGGTATTTTCGGCACAGGCATTCCCGAACTGGATAAACGCAAGGTGATGGTGACGCTTGAAACTGCTCAGGCCCTTATTGATAGCCAACGAGTCTCAAAGCTCGCCGTGTACTTGCGAGAAACAACGGATACCTATAATTTTCAGGAGCAGTTACAGAAGGAGTATTCTCATCTAGCAACACGCAACTGGAACGACATGGCGTTTTTCTATCACAAGGTGAAGAATCTGTATGATCGCATTTTCAGTATCGTCGGCGTTGTTATCGTTATTGTGGTGTTGTTGTCCGTCATCAATACCATCTCGATGACGGTAATGGAGCGTACGCGAGAAATTGGTACGATGGCAGCTTTAGGTACCTATCCCAGGGAAATGTTGACGAACTTTCTGCTGGAGTCGGTACTTATCGGATTGATTGGCGCATTTATTGGCGTGGTCATTGCCGGCGCGTTAACGCTGTATCTGCAATTTGCCAATATCATGATGCCTCCTCCCCCGGGTATGACTGAGGGTTATCCACTTAGCATCGCGTTCTCCCCATCGCTATATCTCGAAACGGCATTGGTAATGATTATTGTTACCGCAGTTGGAGCATTTTTCGCTGCACGCAAAGGTGTGCGCAGACCGATAGTGGAGGCGCTTGCACATGTTTAGATGGTTGGGATTGAGCACCGTTCTGGTGTTGTGTGGGATGAATGTTCAGGCGCAGGACGTCGACGATATCCTCAAACAGGCGGACAGTTATCGTCAGACCGCGGAGTCGATTCGTGTCGATCTTGATATTGATACGTATGAAAACGAACAGTTTGACAAGAAGCGGCAGTATCGCGTGTACATCAAACCTGGGAGGCGTTCGCTGGTAGTATTCAAAACGCCTGATCAGATAGGACAAAAAATTTTGCTCAACGGCGATAATTTCTATCTGTTTATGCCACAGTCAAGACGCGCGATACGCATTACCCCAATGCAAAAATTGCTCGGTGAGGCATCGACCGGCGATATTGCCAATATGACCTGGTCAGAGGATTACACGGGGACTTTGGCTTCTGCTGCGGTCGATGTGGAGGGAAGGCAATGTATTTTGCTGGAATTGGCGGCAAGCCGTAAGGGTGTCACATATGAGCGCATTGAACTCTATGTCGATCAGAAAGGCTATGCCCCTGTCTTTGCCAAACTGTATCTCAAATCCGGGAAACTCGCCAAGGAGGCCTATTATTATCTTGATAAGTTGAATGGTCGAATGCAAGTCACGCGTATGAAACTGGTTGATAAGATCAAGGATAATCGCTACACCCTGGTCAATTATCACGCTATGTCAGAGATGGCATTTAGCGATAATTATTTCAATTCCCAGTATCTGGCGCGTACCACGATTGAGTGATGACTAATAAAGTGTATAAATATATATTCATTTCACTCACTGTTGTTACAACGCTTGTCAATGTGTCACACGCGCAAGTGACGGGACGAGTGACGAGCTATTATAGCCATCAGTCGTTGTCTGAATCCGGTGTATTTGTTGTTCCGGAAGATTTTCGCGTCTTTCCAGAGGAAAGCGTCAGTCACGAACTGACACTGGCCTATGAACATCGAGGATGGCGCGTTAGTGGCGCGGCGGATGTCAGGCATCAGGACGAAGGTGAAACATTCTCGCAGAGAAATCGACTTAAAGAAGCCAGTTATGATTTTTCGACTGCCGGGCTGGAGGGAAGCGTAGGCAAGAAAGTGAGCAGTTGGGGTGTGTCATATGCCTTTCGGCCACTTGATATTTTACAACGAGAAGTCCGTCTGCAAGATGTACAGACTGACATCGAAGGCATATTACAGGCATCACTGCAAAAAATTTGGGATAGCCGCAGTTTGAGCATGTATTACCTGCCTGATATTGAATATTCTTCTAAAGAGTGGCGTTATAGAGGATGGAGCCTGGCTTCACAGTTGTATATGAACTCGGGGAATGCTGATTGGTATCTGGTATCACGAATAGAAAATACTCGTCACTACCAGTTAGGCGTAGGTTTCTCAAGCGTAGCTGGTGCAAATCTGGAGTTACATGGCGCCATTGCCTATCTTTCACACTACACGCGTCTGTTACGCAGACAAGATGCTAGCCTTGTTGAAATGACTTACCCATACACATATGAGGAGGACCGTCACGGCAAGCAGTTTCTACTTGGTGGAACGGTGACTGCTAATAACGGACTAAGTCTGCTTTTTGAGGCATGGTTTAACGCACTTGGCTATGGAAGGAATGATTGGCAGCGGATTATGGATCTGAGTGAGCAACAGGGCGCAATGCTCGATGTTGGAATTCCAGCGGAGGCTGTGTACGGCAATATCAACTGGAATACGACGATGTATGCTCAACCGGCAGTTGCCAGGTACAATTTGTTTTTACGCCTAAGTTATAGCGATGATAAACTCGATCCTTCACTTGATATTCTGTTTACTCCAGAGGACGGTGGATTGCTAGCACGCCTGAATTTGCGATATCGGATAGCGCCTGTCTGGACATTGTTCAGTCATTTGCGATTGCATGGAGGATATTCAGATTCTGCGTGGGCTCAGTCGCCGATGTCCTGGGTAATAATCGCCGGAACTCAGCTGTCATTAGCAAGCTTGTAATAGCGACATGGGAAAAACAATCAAAAAACGTTCTGTTACCACATTCGTCAAACAATTGAGTCTGGCGATAGTGTTCAATATAGTCGTTGCGCTGATATTGACAGCGATGGGCGGCGAATTCAGTATCAATATCATTTATTCTCAAAGTATAGGGTTAAGCATATTTGGTTTGTCTTATACGGCTTACGTCAGTGGATTGAGTGGCAGCGGTGTTCGATATATAGTCGTCACACTATTAACAATCGTCATAGGCGCCATATTGGGTTCTTCACTCGCGGAGGAAATTTTCGTCGTTACCGGTATTTGGGATAATCCCGGTTCTCGGAATTTTTTGCCAACACCCATTTTCCTGGGATTGTTGTTTGGTGGCGCGATTACCTATTTTTTTCATAGTCGTCTGAGCCTTGCTGACGCAGAGAATCGTGCCCGACAGGAAGCGTTGCAGGTGCTGCAAAAAGACCGTGACTTGACCGAAGCGCAATTGAAATTGGTACAGGCCCAGATCGAGCCGCATTTTCTGTTTAATACACTGGCCAATATACGCAGCCTCATGGAGCATGATGTCGAGACGGCCAAAACGATGTTGGATCATCTTAATCGATACTTGCGTATTTCTCTGGATCGCACCCGCGACGGTAATACCAGTTTGTGTGAAGAGCTGGATATTGTCGAAAACTATCTTTCGATTTTACAATTACGCATGCGAGATCGTTTGAAGTTTTCTATCCGGGCAGCACAATCTGTAGAACATATTTCGTTCCCTCCGTTACTCATACAACCCCTGGTGGAAAATGCAGTCAAGCATGGTCTGGAACCACGTATCGAAGGGGGAAGGGTAGACATCGTGGTTGAACCAGGCGCCGACAATAAACTAATCATTCAAGTGATTGACACTGGCCTTGGACTGGAAACGAATATTTCTCAGGGGATAGGTCTGAGTAATATACGCCAGCGCCTTGCTTCGCTTTATGGAGAGAAGGCCAGTTTGCATTTGGGTGAAACATCGGGAGGCGGCGTGACTGCAACAATCAATATACCGCTGGGTGATAGCAAGCAGGGCTCTAAATGAAAAGTATAGTCGTTGCCGATGATGAACCGGAGTTACGTCGCAATCTTGTGCGTGGCATTATGAAGCATTGGGCCGAGCTTGATGAGATCATAGAGGCAGCCGATGGCGTAAGTGCTTTGAAGGCTATTGAAACACATCGACCTGATGCTGTGTTTCTGGATATACAAATGCCTGGCATGACAGGAATACAGGTCGCGGAAAAATTACCAGAAGACTGCCATTTGGTGTTTGTTACTGCCTATGATCAATATGCGGTCAAGGCATTTGAACAACACGCGGTTGATTTTCTACTCAAGCCCTATACTGAAGATCGATTGTTAGAAACCATTAGCCGATTAAAACATCTGGGAAGGCCAAGAGTTAGCCAATTCGAATTACAAAGTCTGTTTGAGCAACTTGGAAAGAAGGAAAGTACATCGGCTCCTTTACAGTGGATACGCGCGGCCAAGGGTGAAGATATTTCTCTTATCAACGTCAACGATATCGTCTATTTTCAGGCTGGCGACAAATACACCACAGTGAAGACTGCTCAAAGTGCCTACTTGATTCGACTTTCATTAAAGGAACTCGAACAGCAACTCGATACGCAACAGTTTTGGCGCATACATCGTGGAATCATTCTCAATGTTCACTTCGTCGAAAATGCCCGACGAACGATCGATGGCAGTTACAAAATCCAACTACGTGGTTGTAAAGATACGCTCAAATCTAGCCGTGCCTATTCCCATCTGTTTCGCCAAATGTAGACACTCCGGCGTAGACGTTGATTACCCGAAATTCCCGGAAAAAACACTCCAACATAGAAAGGTTTGCACACCTCCTCCCTATCTCAATAGCTTTGAAATACGTCTTCGAACGCATTGACTATTAAAGGAATTCTAAACATTTCTGGAATAATGCCGATATTAGAAAGGATTTCAAGACCGGGAGTTCGCTTCCGGGACTCGCACAGAGAATGAAGGCCTACGGGGGTAAATAATATGGGTTCTGAATTATTTCGTTATACAGTTTTACCGTTTGTGATTTTCGTGTTGTTAATGGTGGGGGTAAGCGCAGGCTTGCAGCAAACCCTGTTGATATATAAGTTGGGTGGGGCCTATACGCACTGGGCAGTGATACTCTTGGGTCTACCGGTTCTAATAGGATTATTGTTACGCATACTGGAGACTTCGCAGCCACTGGTCGTGACGTTCCTGGCAGCAGTTGCATCAACAGGTGCGCTATATTTCCTATATAAGACTTATTTCTGGGCCCAGGCGCCAAGCATATTAAACGCATTGTTTTTTTTCGTTGTGATCGTTGGCGGCGCACACCTGCCGTATTCCCGTGGACCAATCGAACGCTTCTTTGGTGCCCTGGTGTATATGATCAGACCTACGCCTAAAAAGCGCACACGCGCACCGGCGAAAAAAGTCGCGGCTGGAAATACTGGCGCCTCGAGCAGCATGATACCAATGATAGAAATGACAGTCGGTATTGCCTCACTGGCATTGAGTGTTTATTCCATCGCATTTATGGGTAAGGCATAAGGTTTAGTAATTAAAAATTGATGACGATTGCCAGGGACGGTGATGTCTCACCCGACGCAAGGTCTGGTGAAAAGCGTGAATAACAAATTCGGGGACAGACTTGTCATCACTCGAGGTGCGTGCTAAGGTAGTTCCTAATTAAAAAAACGATTCTACAATTTCCTTTTTTCAGATATCACAATGACAACATTCGCGATAACTCGTCATCCACTCGTGTGCGCATTGATTGTGCTGATCTTGCTCGGGCGGATTTTCGGCTTACACGCACATAGTCACGTCGAGTTGGATGAACATCATCACGATCATGGCGAAGTCAGTAAAATTCATCTCGCCAGTGTCGTGGAAGAGGACATGGATTTTAGTCCGCAAAATATACAGGAACAGCATAGCGATCTCGATTTCGAGATTGAGCAGAATGCAATCGTCAAGTTCAAATTCAAGTCAGGTAATCAACTGGAATTAGTCTGGTTTTGCCTGGGCCTGATGTTATTTGTGAGCTTGTTTGTGCGCCTGCTTTTGGGCGTATTTCCTCGTAATCGTCTGATCTTATATATTGACGAACCCATCTACCTGAAGTTTCACGCGCTACGCGCACCTCCTCGCTAATCCGTTTCACTTTTTGTTTTATATCGGGCATTCGGTTGTGCAAGCAAGTGCGCACGGTGTCGAATCGACTTTTCTGAAATACAGAGGGCGCATCTATGCGTTTCGTATTGCTTTGTCTATTGATTATGGCAAGTGCCGGGTTATATGCAGATGATGAGGCTGTCGTTCAGCGCCTGGACCTGAACCAGGCTTATGACCTGGTCGAAAATTCTCATCCATATTTTCCATCCAGAGTCTTTGCACAAGAAGCTACCGTACTAGTCGAGAGACAGGCAGTCATGACTCCCTTACCTTATGTAAAGGTGGAAGTAGAGAATCTGGGAGAACAGGGTGATTACGCCTTTAGGCAACATGGCGAGATCACCTTGAGTGTGGGCAAAGTGTTGGAGTTGGGTGATAAGGCGCTGCAACGTAAGGCTTTGGCCAGTGAACGCAATGCCTTGCAAATGAATGAACAGCATCGTGTCGGTGCGGAACTGTACGCTGAGGTAGCGCGGAGATTCGTGCAAGTGTTGTCTGATCAACAACGTGTAGGGATTGCAATTGAGAAACGCGTGTTGGCTATGCGTGTTGCCAAGGTAGTGGATCAAAGGATAAAGGCAGGAAAGACCAGTAGCGCGGAACAACATCAGATCAACATCATGCAGTCGCGCGCCAGGCTGGATCTTTTACAAGCAGAACAAAACCTGGCTATTTCTCGAACCAGACTGGCTGCTTTGTGGGGCGATACGGAAGCGAAGTTTGACGTGGTTTCCGGTGATTTGTTTGCTCTTGCCATGCACGGTACGTATGAAGAGCTCATCGAGGAGTTAAAAAACAGTCCAATAGTGAAAAAGCGATTACTGGAGGCGGCAGTAATTAGGGCGCGTGGAAAATTGGAACGCGGAAAACGTGTGCCAGATGTCGAGTTGGCGGCGGGTATACGCTATTTGCGAGATAGTCACTCCGGTGCGTTGAATCTGTCGCTGAGTATGCCTATCGGAAGCGGTGCCAGGGCGAAACCAGCAGAGCGTGAGCAACAGCTGTTACTGCAAAGCGAGGAACTAAACACGCTGCAGTTGCAACAAGACTTAAAGTTTCGTCTCTACCAACTCTGGATGGAGCAAAAACAGACAAAAGTGGAATTCGATACCTTAAATCAACACATACTGGTTGAAAGCGAAAACGTGCTTGCAGAAGTGGAGCGTTTTTACGTGCAAGGGCGTTATTCACTCAAAGAGCTAATCTTCGCGCAACAGGCGCTGGTCGAAGCGCGGGAAGAGAGGCTTGTCGCGGCGACAGCATATCAACTTCTAAAGATTGACATTGAACAATTAATGGGGCGTTCGTTCTTCCGGGGAGAACAGCTATGATTCCAAAAAATATTTTTCCATTTGTATTTTTCGTGTTTGTTTTTCTCTCTTTCGCAGGATGTCAAAGCGATCACGAAGATGTTAGTACTCATGGGCATCATGGGGCAGGGGCAGAAGAGGACTTCGAACGTGGACCTCATCGCGGCCGGTTGCTTGAACAGGGAGACTTTTCCCTGGAAATCACCATATACGAGCAGGGCGTTGCGCCGGAGTTTCGCGTTTACGCCTATGAACACGGGAAACCGCTGGCGCCGCAAAAGATTGCGCTGGAAATTGTTCTCGTGCGCCTGGATGGACAGCGTGACACTCACCACTTTAGTGCCGTACAGGATTTTCTTCGCGGCGACAGTGTTGTCACCGAACCTCATTCTTTCGACGTCAGCGTTAACGCCGTATTTAACGGTCAGGCGATGAAGTGGGACTATGAAAACTATGAGGGTCGCGTGCAGATCGCGGCGGAGATGGCGGCAAAATCCGGTATTGTTACGTCGATCGCATCTGCTGGCGTGATTTCGGAAACCATAGCATTGAGCGGTAGGGTGCAGGTGGACCCTGATAAGCTGTCTTTTGCACGCGCGCGCTTTCCCGGCGTGGTGAAAAAAGTATTTCGACAAATCGGCGATCGGGTTAAACGCGGTGACAGGCTGGCGGAGATACAAAGCAATGATAGTCTGCAGGAGTATATCGTCAATGCACCAGTCGGCGGTGTAATCATCGGCCGTGATATCCAGTTGGGCGAGTCTGTCAATCAGGAGAACCTTTTCACTATTGTCGATCTTTCCAGTGTCTGGATAGAACTCGATGTGTTTGAAAAAGACCTTGCGCGTGTAGCGGTCGGACAGAAGGTCAGCGTTTCGTCTCTTAGTGGAGAGCTTGCCGAGGGCAAGATTAGCTGGTTGTCTCCGATGCTTGCCCATGCCAGTCAAAGCATACAGGCGCGAGTGGTGATTTCAAATCGCAAACAACGGTTTCGTCCGGGGCAGTTTGTCAGTGCCGAGTTAGTTGTCGCGCAACATAAGTCGCCTCTTGTGGTGCAAAAGTCGGCGATACAGCGCTTTCGTGATTTCGATGTTGTATTCGCTCGTGTAGGCGATTTCTATGAAGTGCGTATGCTTGAGCTGGGACGTGCAGATACGCAGTGGATTGAAGTTCTCGAGGGGCTAAAGCCGGGTACGCAATACGTCAGCGCAAATAGTTATTTGATCAAGGCCG
This genomic stretch from Gammaproteobacteria bacterium harbors:
- a CDS encoding LytTR family DNA-binding domain-containing protein; its protein translation is MKSIVVADDEPELRRNLVRGIMKHWAELDEIIEAADGVSALKAIETHRPDAVFLDIQMPGMTGIQVAEKLPEDCHLVFVTAYDQYAVKAFEQHAVDFLLKPYTEDRLLETISRLKHLGRPRVSQFELQSLFEQLGKKESTSAPLQWIRAAKGEDISLINVNDIVYFQAGDKYTTVKTAQSAYLIRLSLKELEQQLDTQQFWRIHRGIILNVHFVENARRTIDGSYKIQLRGCKDTLKSSRAYSHLFRQM
- a CDS encoding TolC family protein → MRFVLLCLLIMASAGLYADDEAVVQRLDLNQAYDLVENSHPYFPSRVFAQEATVLVERQAVMTPLPYVKVEVENLGEQGDYAFRQHGEITLSVGKVLELGDKALQRKALASERNALQMNEQHRVGAELYAEVARRFVQVLSDQQRVGIAIEKRVLAMRVAKVVDQRIKAGKTSSAEQHQINIMQSRARLDLLQAEQNLAISRTRLAALWGDTEAKFDVVSGDLFALAMHGTYEELIEELKNSPIVKKRLLEAAVIRARGKLERGKRVPDVELAAGIRYLRDSHSGALNLSLSMPIGSGARAKPAEREQQLLLQSEELNTLQLQQDLKFRLYQLWMEQKQTKVEFDTLNQHILVESENVLAEVERFYVQGRYSLKELIFAQQALVEAREERLVAATAYQLLKIDIEQLMGRSFFRGEQL
- a CDS encoding efflux RND transporter periplasmic adaptor subunit — encoded protein: MIPKNIFPFVFFVFVFLSFAGCQSDHEDVSTHGHHGAGAEEDFERGPHRGRLLEQGDFSLEITIYEQGVAPEFRVYAYEHGKPLAPQKIALEIVLVRLDGQRDTHHFSAVQDFLRGDSVVTEPHSFDVSVNAVFNGQAMKWDYENYEGRVQIAAEMAAKSGIVTSIASAGVISETIALSGRVQVDPDKLSFARARFPGVVKKVFRQIGDRVKRGDRLAEIQSNDSLQEYIVNAPVGGVIIGRDIQLGESVNQENLFTIVDLSSVWIELDVFEKDLARVAVGQKVSVSSLSGELAEGKISWLSPMLAHASQSIQARVVISNRKQRFRPGQFVSAELVVAQHKSPLVVQKSAIQRFRDFDVVFARVGDFYEVRMLELGRADTQWIEVLEGLKPGTQYVSANSYLIKADIEKSGASHDH